A window from Plasmodium chabaudi chabaudi strain AS genome assembly, chromosome: 11 encodes these proteins:
- a CDS encoding ABC transporter E family member 1, putative produces MKKKNKEDLYKENKLEASKLRIAIVSTDKCKPKKCHLECKKNCPIVKTGKFCIEVDHSSKIAFISEMLCIGCGICVKKCPFSSITIINLPKDINKDVVHRYGPNTFKLHRLPVPKLGQILGLVGTNGIGKSTALKILSSKLKPNLGKFDSPPEWRDILAFFRGSELQIFFTKLLEEQLSPIIKPQNVDLIPKQVKGNILEIINKKDKLNQKDKYIKVLELDHLLDRNVEDLSGGELQRFALLISIIGQTTNVYMFDEPSSYLDIKQRISMAKIIHGLVRHDNYIIVVEHDLSILDYLSDYVCCLWGKAGAYGVVTSPFSVREGINVFLDGFIPTDNLRIREESLNFKLATDQDVTDEDKKRLHFYTYPKMVKTLSSFTLTVDKGNFSESEIFVLLGQNGSGKSTFIRLFAGLIKPDNVESLSFLESLSVSYKPQQIQAKFTGTVRQLLMSKLKGLYTDPYFNNEIIKPLKIDGILDNQVLTLSGGELQKVAIIITLAKNTNIYLIDEPSAYLDSEQRIIVSKIIKRFILNTNKTAFVVEHDFIMATYLADHVIVFDGQAGVNTVANTPQTLVAGMNKFLKIIDVTFRRDPTNYRPRINKYDSVKDKEQKLNGTYFIIDE; encoded by the exons ttatataaagaaaacaaaCTTGAAGCATCCAAATTAAGAATTGCCATCGTTAGTACTGATAAATGTAAACCCAAAAAATGTCATTTagaatgtaaaaaaaattgccCAATTGTAAAAACAGGAAAATTTTGTATTGAAGTTGATCATAGCTCAAAAATAGCATTTATCAGTGAAATGCTATGTATAGGTTGTGGTATATGTGTAAAGAAATGCCCATTTTCTTCAATcactattattaatttaccTAAAGATATTAACAAAGATGTTGTACATAGATATGGCCCTAATACCTTTAAATTGCATAGATTACCAGTTCCAAAATTAGGACAAATATTAGGATTAGTTGGAACAAATGGTATTGGAAAATCAACagcattaaaaattttatcatcaaaattaaaaccAAATTTAGGAAAATTTGATAGTCCTCCTGAATGGCGAGATATATTAGCATTTTTCAGAGGTAGTGAattacaaattttttttacaaaattattagaaGAACAATTATCACCTATTATTAAACCACAAAATGTCGATTTAATACCTAAACAGGTTAAAGGAAACATATtagaaattataaataaaaaagataaattaaatcaaaaagataaatatataaaagtatTAGAATTAGACCATTTGCTTGATAGAAATGTTGAAGACTTAAGTGGAGGAGAATTACAAAGGTTTGCATTATTAATATCTATTATTGGACAAACaacaaatgtatatatgtttgATGAACCTAGTAGTTATTTAGatataaaacaaagaaTATCTATggcaaaaattatacacGGTTTAGTAAGAcatgataattatataatagtaGTAGAACACGATTTATCGATATTAGATTATTTAAGTGATTATGTTTGTTGCTTATGGGGAAAGGCAGGTGCATATGGTGTTGTTACATCACCATTCTCTGTCAGAGAAGGAattaatgtatttttagATGGTTTTATTCCAACGGATAATTTAAGAATACGAGAAGaatcattaaattttaaattagcTACAGATCAAGATGTAACAGatgaagataaaaaaagattacatttttatacatatccTAAAATGGTAAAAACATTGAGCTCATTTACTTTAACTGTAGATAAAGGAAATTTTTCAGAATCAgaaatttttgtattattaggCCAAAATGGAAGTGGAAAAAGTACATTTATAAGATTATTTGCTGGCCTTATTAAACCGGATAATGTAGAGagtttatcatttttagaATCCTTAAGTGTTTCTTATAAACCCCAACAAATACAAGCAAAATTTACAGGTACAGTTAGGCAATTACTAATgtcaaaattaaaaggcTTATATACAGatccatattttaataatgaaataatcaAACCATTAAAAATTGATGGTATATTAGATAATCAAGTTTTAACATTATCTGGTGGAGAATTACAAAAAGTTGCAATTATCATCACCTTAGCAAAAAACACTAATATTTATCTAATCGATGAACCATCAGCTTATTTAGATTCAGAACAAAGAATAATTGTAtccaaaattattaaaagattTATACTTAATACTAATAAAACAGCTTTTGTTGTCGAACATGATTTTATAATGGCTACTTATCTTGCTGATCATGTTATTGTTTTTGACGGACAAGCCGGAGTTAATACTGTTGCTAACACTCCACAAACATTAGTAGCAGGGATGAATAAATTCTTAAAAATCATTGACGTCACTTTTAGAAGAGATCCAACTAATTATAGACCaagaattaataaatatgacaGTGTCAAGGATAAGGagcaaaaattaaatg gaACATACTTTATTATTGATGAATAG